A window from Blastocatellia bacterium encodes these proteins:
- a CDS encoding MFS transporter, which produces MSQPEAQRQDEVKRLEFLFRALRYRNYRLYFGGQSISLIGTWLTRVATSWLVYRLTDSALLLGMVGFAGQIPTFLLAPLAGVLVDRWDRHRILVITQTLSMSQSLMLAILALMHVIAVWHIIVLSIFQGIINAFDTPARQAFVVDMVEQRDDVANAIA; this is translated from the coding sequence ATGTCGCAACCTGAGGCGCAACGGCAGGATGAGGTCAAGCGGCTGGAGTTCCTCTTTCGTGCCTTGCGTTATAGGAATTACCGTCTTTATTTTGGCGGGCAGAGCATCTCCCTGATTGGGACGTGGTTGACCCGCGTGGCCACGAGCTGGCTGGTCTATCGGCTGACGGACTCGGCGCTCTTATTAGGCATGGTCGGATTTGCCGGTCAGATCCCGACCTTTCTTTTAGCTCCTTTGGCTGGCGTGCTGGTGGATAGATGGGATCGTCATCGAATCCTGGTGATCACTCAAACGCTGTCCATGAGTCAGTCCTTGATGTTGGCCATTCTCGCCTTGATGCACGTGATCGCGGTTTGGCACATCATCGTGCTGAGTATTTTTCAGGGCATCATCAATGCGTTTGACACGCCGGCTCGTCAGGCGTTTGTGGTCGACATGGTCGAACAGCGAGACGATGTCGCCAATGCCATTGCCA
- a CDS encoding DedA family protein — MGIFSLLMLGIIGIPIPDEAVLTFAGYLIYKGDLHPVATVAAAFLGSVCGITVSYGLGRTVGLYLVEKYGHLVHLRPAEFNRVHQWFDRVGKWGLLFGYFLPGARHVIALVAGSTKLRLPVFAAFAYTGGFIWSATFIVIGYFLGEEWVWVSTNVHRPLAIGSCSIILLLLLYWVVQRKKSYGK, encoded by the coding sequence ATGGGGATCTTTTCTTTGCTCATGCTAGGCATCATCGGCATCCCCATTCCAGATGAAGCTGTGCTCACATTTGCTGGCTATCTGATCTACAAAGGCGACCTCCATCCTGTTGCTACCGTGGCGGCGGCATTTCTGGGCAGCGTCTGCGGCATCACCGTCAGTTATGGGTTAGGGCGCACGGTCGGCCTTTACCTGGTCGAGAAATACGGTCACCTGGTTCACCTCAGGCCCGCTGAATTCAATCGTGTCCACCAGTGGTTTGATCGTGTCGGGAAGTGGGGCTTGCTGTTTGGTTACTTTTTGCCGGGTGCCCGACACGTCATCGCCCTGGTGGCTGGATCAACTAAGCTCCGACTGCCTGTGTTTGCCGCGTTCGCTTATACGGGAGGTTTCATTTGGTCGGCGACGTTCATCGTCATCGGCTACTTTTTAGGCGAAGAATGGGTGTGGGTCTCGACCAATGTCCACCGCCCGCTGGCCATCGGTTCGTGCTCGATCATTCTTCTCCTCTTGCTGTATTGGGTCGTGCAACGAAAAAAGTCGTATGGGAAATGA